In one window of Pseudoalteromonas espejiana DSM 9414 DNA:
- the panB gene encoding 3-methyl-2-oxobutanoate hydroxymethyltransferase: MSKITVSTLNKMKAENNKITALTAYDASFAKLFHDNGVEVILVGDSLGMVLQGGDDTLGVTNQDIAYHTRCVRGGSRELFVIADMSFMTYSNVSDTCKNAAELMRAGANMVKLEGGEWLHESIKSITQQGIPVCGHLGLTPQSVHVFGGFKIQGREEEKAQKMIEDAKSLEDAGAQLLVLECIPSALAKRITDAVNIPTIGIGAGNVTDGQILVMHDLVGISAGYIPKFSKNFLLETGNMPDAVKKYCTDVKSGAFPSAEHEFK; the protein is encoded by the coding sequence ATGTCTAAAATAACCGTTTCTACTTTAAATAAAATGAAAGCAGAAAATAACAAAATCACTGCATTAACCGCCTACGATGCGAGTTTTGCTAAGTTATTTCACGATAACGGTGTGGAGGTTATTTTGGTTGGCGATTCATTAGGCATGGTGCTTCAAGGAGGAGACGACACCCTTGGCGTAACCAATCAAGATATTGCCTATCATACACGCTGTGTACGAGGTGGTAGCCGTGAGCTATTTGTTATTGCCGACATGTCATTTATGACCTACTCAAATGTGAGTGATACCTGTAAAAATGCCGCAGAGCTAATGCGCGCTGGCGCCAATATGGTTAAGCTTGAAGGCGGTGAATGGCTGCACGAAAGCATAAAAAGCATAACGCAACAAGGTATTCCTGTGTGCGGGCACTTAGGGTTAACGCCACAATCAGTGCATGTATTTGGCGGCTTTAAAATTCAAGGCCGCGAAGAAGAAAAAGCACAAAAAATGATTGAAGACGCTAAATCGCTTGAAGATGCCGGCGCACAATTATTAGTACTTGAGTGTATTCCAAGTGCACTTGCTAAACGCATTACCGATGCTGTTAACATTCCTACTATTGGTATTGGTGCTGGTAATGTAACCGACGGTCAAATTTTGGTAATGCACGACCTTGTTGGTATTTCAGCAGGGTACATTCCTAAATTTTCTAAAAACTTTTTACTGGAAACTGGCAACATGCCAGATGCGGTTAAAAAGTATTGTACAGACGTTAAAAGTGGCGCATTTCCAAGTGCCGAACATGAGTTTAAATAA
- the panC gene encoding pantoate--beta-alanine ligase: protein MQSITEIKSLRSQIKAWRQAGLSVALVPTMGNLHRGHFSLVEKAKTMADKVVVSIFVNPMQFGANEDLDNYPRTLNADKQGLAELDTDIVFTPSVDTIYPNGLGEQSFVDVPGVSMGYCGGTRPGHFKGVATVVTKLFNLVQPDYACFGEKDFQQLQVIKTMVRDLSIPVEVVGVPTMREVSGLAMSSRNGYLSADQKATATALFTTLNACAEQLKAGNTDYKALQQSAKQSLEQAGLKPDYFEIAQRDTLKAATLDDTQFVILAAAYLGSVRLIDNLQVVI from the coding sequence ATGCAGTCAATTACTGAAATCAAATCGTTACGTAGTCAAATTAAAGCATGGCGCCAAGCGGGTTTAAGCGTGGCATTAGTGCCTACTATGGGCAACTTACACCGTGGTCATTTTTCGCTTGTAGAAAAGGCAAAAACAATGGCCGATAAGGTTGTTGTTAGTATTTTTGTAAACCCTATGCAATTTGGCGCTAACGAAGATTTAGATAACTATCCACGTACACTTAACGCAGACAAACAAGGCTTAGCCGAACTAGACACCGACATTGTATTTACGCCAAGCGTAGACACTATTTACCCTAATGGCTTAGGTGAGCAGAGCTTTGTTGATGTACCTGGTGTTTCAATGGGTTATTGCGGTGGCACGCGCCCTGGCCATTTTAAAGGGGTTGCGACCGTTGTTACTAAGTTATTTAATTTAGTACAGCCAGATTACGCCTGCTTTGGTGAAAAAGACTTTCAGCAGCTGCAAGTTATTAAAACCATGGTACGTGACTTATCAATTCCGGTTGAAGTAGTTGGTGTACCGACCATGCGTGAAGTATCGGGCCTGGCTATGAGTTCGCGTAATGGGTATTTATCAGCTGATCAAAAAGCAACAGCCACAGCGCTATTTACCACGCTAAATGCATGCGCTGAGCAGTTAAAAGCAGGTAATACTGATTATAAAGCGCTTCAACAAAGTGCTAAACAAAGCTTAGAACAGGCAGGCCTTAAACCTGACTATTTTGAGATAGCTCAACGAGATACATTAAAAGCTGCTACACTTGATGATACACAATTTGTTATTTTAGCCGCGGCCTATTTAGGCAGTGTTAGATTAATAGACAACTTACAAGTTGTAATTTAA
- a CDS encoding PstS family phosphate ABC transporter substrate-binding protein, whose amino-acid sequence MKFKNLVAAMGVAVTTLVSAQAVALDDAIPEYQKINGVSGNFSSVGSDTLANMMTFWAEEYKRIYPNVNIQIQAAGSSTAPPALTEGTSNMGPMSRKMKSKEIEAFEKRYGYKPTEVRVAIDALAVFVHKDNPIEGLRIDQVDAVFSSTRKCGASDQVNRWSDIGLTGDWAAKDIQLYGRNSVSGTYGYFKKKALCKGDFRNNVNEQPGSASVVQSISSSLNAIGYSGIGYKTSGVRTVPLSKKGTNYVDATLENVAQGKYPLSRFLYVYVNKHPNKPLAPIEAQFLKMVLSKDGQKIVEKDGYVPLSAKLVEVELKKLGL is encoded by the coding sequence ATGAAATTTAAAAATTTAGTTGCCGCAATGGGTGTGGCTGTTACAACTTTAGTATCTGCGCAGGCTGTTGCACTTGATGATGCAATTCCTGAATATCAAAAAATTAACGGTGTTTCAGGTAACTTTTCATCTGTAGGTTCTGATACGTTAGCCAACATGATGACTTTTTGGGCTGAAGAGTACAAACGTATTTACCCAAATGTGAACATTCAAATTCAGGCTGCAGGTTCGTCTACTGCTCCACCGGCACTTACCGAAGGTACCTCAAATATGGGACCTATGAGCCGTAAAATGAAATCAAAAGAAATCGAAGCGTTTGAAAAACGTTACGGTTATAAGCCAACTGAAGTACGTGTAGCAATTGATGCACTAGCGGTATTTGTTCACAAAGATAACCCAATTGAAGGTTTACGTATTGACCAAGTAGATGCGGTTTTTTCTTCTACTCGTAAGTGTGGCGCATCAGATCAAGTTAACCGCTGGAGCGACATTGGCTTAACGGGTGATTGGGCTGCTAAAGACATTCAATTATACGGACGTAACTCTGTATCAGGTACTTACGGTTACTTTAAAAAGAAAGCACTATGTAAAGGTGATTTCCGTAACAACGTAAATGAGCAACCAGGTTCGGCGTCTGTTGTACAGTCAATCTCTTCTTCATTAAACGCGATTGGTTACTCAGGTATTGGTTATAAAACATCAGGCGTACGTACTGTGCCACTATCTAAAAAAGGCACTAACTATGTTGATGCTACTTTAGAAAATGTTGCACAAGGTAAGTACCCGCTGTCTCGTTTCTTATACGTGTACGTGAACAAGCACCCTAACAAGCCGCTTGCACCAATTGAAGCTCAGTTCTTAAAAATGGTACTTTCTAAAGACGGTCAAAAAATCGTTGAAAAAGACGGTTACGTACCACTATCTGCTAAGTTAGTAGAAGTTGAACTTAAAAAGCTTGGTTTATAA
- the phoR gene encoding phosphate regulon sensor histidine kinase PhoR: MYRVVNKQALAKRLFIYFLPLLLIGVLVGAPFLLLFLGTTSLLVWHYHQLYRLSDWLLNQRSFNPPEGEGAWEQVFEGIYHLQHRNRKKRNELADLIRRFRDGAEAVPDAVVVLQNDLSIVWCNQLALKVLGLQWPTDHGQRLDNLIREPKFAKYMHRGEFEDPLELDNGNIVDQVLEFRVMPYASTQLMVVVRDVTRLKQLEQMRKDFVANVSHELRTPLTVVTGYLEMMDGDMMPPPAMWNKAQNTMLEQCKRMDSLVNQLLSLSRIEGARKQDNDKAINVPQMLNYIKTEAHSINQDKGHELIFNIDNELDIKGSEDELRSAFSNLVFNAIHYTKAGGKIIVNWQRKEDEAHFSVEDNGDGIAPEHINRLTERFYRVDKARSRTTGGSGLGLAITKHVLTRHDSQLNISSELGKGSSFSFDFSKDKLVSLAK; encoded by the coding sequence ATGTATCGAGTTGTTAACAAGCAGGCGTTAGCAAAGCGCCTGTTTATCTATTTTTTGCCCTTATTGTTAATTGGTGTACTTGTTGGTGCACCATTTTTGCTTTTATTTTTAGGCACAACTTCTCTCCTCGTATGGCATTACCATCAACTATATCGCTTAAGTGATTGGCTTTTAAATCAGCGCAGCTTTAATCCGCCAGAAGGCGAGGGCGCGTGGGAACAAGTATTTGAAGGCATATACCATTTACAACACCGTAATCGAAAAAAGCGTAACGAGTTAGCCGATTTAATACGCCGATTTCGTGATGGCGCAGAGGCAGTACCCGATGCTGTTGTGGTACTGCAAAATGACTTGAGCATTGTATGGTGTAATCAACTTGCCCTGAAGGTACTCGGGCTACAATGGCCTACTGATCACGGGCAACGCCTTGATAATTTAATCCGCGAACCTAAGTTTGCTAAATATATGCATCGAGGGGAGTTTGAAGACCCTTTAGAGCTTGATAACGGCAACATAGTCGACCAAGTGCTTGAATTTAGGGTAATGCCTTATGCCAGTACCCAGCTTATGGTGGTTGTACGTGATGTAACACGCTTAAAGCAGCTTGAGCAAATGCGCAAAGACTTTGTTGCCAATGTATCGCATGAGCTACGAACGCCGCTTACTGTGGTAACAGGTTATCTTGAGATGATGGATGGCGACATGATGCCGCCGCCTGCAATGTGGAACAAAGCGCAAAATACTATGCTTGAACAATGTAAGCGCATGGACAGCTTAGTAAATCAGCTGTTATCACTTTCTCGTATTGAAGGCGCTCGTAAGCAAGATAACGACAAAGCGATAAATGTACCGCAAATGCTTAATTATATAAAAACCGAGGCTCACTCTATTAATCAAGATAAAGGCCATGAACTCATTTTTAATATAGACAATGAGCTTGATATAAAAGGCTCAGAAGATGAGCTACGTAGCGCGTTTTCTAATTTAGTATTTAATGCGATTCATTACACTAAAGCCGGTGGAAAAATAATAGTGAACTGGCAGCGTAAAGAAGATGAAGCACATTTTAGTGTTGAAGATAATGGCGACGGTATTGCACCGGAGCATATAAACCGTTTAACCGAGCGATTTTATCGGGTAGATAAAGCCAGAAGCCGTACCACGGGTGGCTCAGGTTTAGGGTTAGCAATAACCAAACATGTGCTTACACGCCATGATAGCCAATTAAATATTAGTAGTGAATTAGGCAAAGGCTCGAGTTTTTCTTTCGATTTTTCAAAGGATAAGCTAGTTAGTTTAGCTAAATAA
- the phoB gene encoding phosphate regulon transcriptional regulator PhoB — MSRKVLVVDDEAPIREMLVFVLEQNGFQAIEAEDYDSAIAAMVEPYPDMVLLDWMLPGGSGIQIAKQFKQSEYTRQIPIIMLTARGEEEDKVRGLEVGADDYVTKPFSPKELMARIKAVIRRVSPTSLEEAIEVHGLRLDPISHRVTSEGSELDMGPTEFRLLHFFMTHPERVYSREQLLDHVWGTNVYVEDRTVDVHIRRLRKAIAPLGHDRLVQTVRGAGYRFSSKL, encoded by the coding sequence ATGTCACGTAAAGTACTAGTCGTAGATGATGAAGCTCCTATCAGAGAGATGTTAGTTTTTGTATTAGAGCAAAATGGATTTCAGGCAATTGAAGCAGAAGATTACGACTCTGCCATTGCAGCCATGGTCGAACCGTACCCAGATATGGTTTTACTTGATTGGATGTTACCTGGCGGTAGCGGTATTCAAATTGCTAAGCAATTTAAGCAAAGCGAATATACCCGTCAAATTCCAATTATTATGCTGACGGCCCGCGGTGAAGAAGAAGACAAAGTACGCGGACTAGAAGTAGGCGCAGATGACTACGTAACTAAACCATTTTCTCCTAAAGAATTAATGGCGCGTATTAAAGCGGTTATTCGTCGTGTATCGCCAACCTCTTTAGAAGAGGCCATTGAAGTGCATGGCCTGCGTTTAGACCCAATATCACACCGTGTAACCTCTGAGGGTAGCGAGCTTGATATGGGGCCTACAGAATTTAGATTATTACATTTTTTTATGACTCATCCAGAGCGTGTTTATAGCCGTGAGCAGCTGCTAGATCATGTGTGGGGAACTAATGTTTACGTAGAAGACCGTACTGTTGATGTGCATATTCGTCGCTTGCGTAAAGCGATTGCACCACTTGGACATGACCGTTTAGTACAAACTGTACGTGGCGCAGGTTATCGTTTTTCAAGCAAATTATAA
- the fba gene encoding class II fructose-bisphosphate aldolase (catalyzes the reversible aldol condensation of dihydroxyacetonephosphate and glyceraldehyde 3-phosphate in the Calvin cycle, glycolysis, and/or gluconeogenesis): MALISMRQLLDHAAEHGYGVPAFNVNNQEQMRAIMEAADKTNSPVIVQGSAGARAYAGAPFIRHMILAAVEEWPHIPVVMHQDHGTSPGVCQRSIQLGFSSVMMDGSLMTDGKTPSSYEYNVDVTRETVAMAHACGVSVEGELGVLGSLETGEAGEEDGVGAEGKLTTDQMLTDPEEAADFVNKTHVDALAIACGTSHGAYKFTRPPTDDILAIDRIKEIHARIPDTHLVMHGSSSVPQDWLEIINQYGGEIPETYGVPVEQIVEGIKFGVRKVNIDTDLRLASTGAIRRHMALNPSNFDPRKYLAEATKAMTEICVARYNSFGTAGQAGKIKPISLDDMHLKYLSGELDPKIR, encoded by the coding sequence ATGGCTTTAATCAGTATGCGACAACTTTTAGATCATGCAGCTGAACACGGTTACGGCGTTCCAGCCTTTAACGTGAATAACCAAGAGCAAATGCGCGCAATAATGGAAGCGGCTGATAAAACAAACAGCCCAGTAATTGTTCAAGGATCAGCAGGCGCACGTGCTTACGCTGGTGCTCCATTTATCCGCCACATGATTTTAGCAGCCGTTGAAGAATGGCCGCACATTCCTGTAGTAATGCATCAAGATCACGGCACCTCGCCAGGTGTTTGCCAACGCTCAATTCAACTTGGCTTTTCATCAGTAATGATGGATGGCTCACTAATGACTGATGGAAAAACCCCTTCAAGCTACGAATACAATGTAGATGTAACACGCGAAACCGTTGCTATGGCGCACGCCTGTGGTGTGTCGGTTGAAGGCGAGTTAGGTGTACTTGGCTCACTTGAAACAGGTGAAGCGGGCGAAGAAGATGGTGTAGGCGCAGAAGGAAAGCTTACTACTGACCAAATGCTTACCGACCCTGAAGAAGCCGCTGACTTTGTAAATAAAACCCATGTTGATGCGCTGGCTATTGCTTGCGGTACTTCGCACGGGGCTTACAAGTTTACGCGCCCGCCAACAGATGACATTTTAGCGATTGATCGTATTAAAGAGATCCATGCACGTATTCCTGATACGCATTTAGTAATGCACGGATCGTCGTCGGTGCCGCAAGACTGGTTGGAGATCATAAACCAATACGGTGGTGAAATTCCTGAAACCTACGGTGTGCCAGTAGAGCAAATTGTAGAAGGGATCAAATTCGGCGTACGTAAAGTAAATATAGATACAGACTTACGTTTAGCGTCTACCGGTGCTATTCGCCGCCATATGGCGCTTAACCCATCTAACTTTGACCCGCGTAAATACCTAGCTGAAGCGACCAAAGCGATGACAGAGATATGTGTAGCGCGTTACAACTCGTTTGGTACAGCAGGACAGGCTGGTAAAATTAAGCCAATTTCACTGGACGACATGCACCTTAAATACTTAAGCGGCGAACTAGACCCAAAAATTAGATAA
- a CDS encoding phosphoglycerate kinase, translating to MSVIKMADLDLNGKRVLIREDLNVPVKAGKVTSDARIRAALPTIKLALEKGAKVMVMSHLGRPTEGEYDDEFSLAPVADYLNDALEQTVRLEKDYLNGVEVADNEVVVFENVRFNKGEKKNDEALSKQLAALCDVYVMDAFGTAHRAQASTHGVGLFADVACAGPLLSAELEALGKALDNPARPLVAIVGGSKVSTKLTVLDSLSTIVDQLVTGGGIANTFIAAAGHPVGKSLYEADLMDEANRLCAAAKQNDGEIPVPTDVVVGNEFSDSAVATLKDVSEVTSDDMIFDIGPDTANQLAKIIANAGTVVWNGPVGVFEFDQFGNGTRAIAQAIANSNAFSIAGGGDTLAAIDKYGIADKVSYISTGGGAFLEFLEGKKLPAVEMLESRAK from the coding sequence ATGTCGGTCATAAAAATGGCAGATTTAGATTTAAACGGCAAGCGCGTATTAATTCGTGAAGATTTAAATGTACCAGTTAAAGCAGGTAAAGTGACCTCAGATGCGCGTATTCGTGCTGCACTGCCTACTATTAAGCTAGCCCTTGAAAAAGGCGCTAAAGTAATGGTTATGTCACACCTTGGCCGCCCAACAGAAGGCGAGTACGATGATGAGTTTTCGCTTGCCCCTGTAGCCGATTACCTAAACGATGCACTTGAGCAAACTGTACGCCTTGAAAAAGACTACTTAAACGGCGTTGAAGTTGCCGATAACGAAGTTGTTGTGTTTGAAAATGTGCGCTTTAACAAAGGCGAAAAGAAGAACGATGAAGCGTTATCAAAACAACTTGCAGCACTGTGTGATGTATATGTAATGGATGCATTTGGTACGGCTCACCGTGCACAAGCCTCTACACATGGCGTTGGCTTATTTGCCGATGTAGCGTGTGCAGGCCCTTTACTTTCAGCTGAGCTTGAAGCATTAGGTAAAGCACTTGATAACCCAGCTCGCCCATTAGTGGCCATTGTTGGTGGTTCTAAAGTATCGACTAAATTAACTGTTTTAGACTCGCTTTCAACAATTGTTGATCAGCTAGTAACAGGTGGCGGTATTGCCAATACCTTTATTGCAGCTGCGGGCCACCCGGTTGGTAAATCACTATATGAAGCTGATTTAATGGATGAAGCAAACCGTTTATGTGCAGCAGCTAAACAAAACGATGGCGAAATTCCGGTTCCTACCGATGTAGTTGTTGGTAATGAGTTTTCAGACTCAGCAGTTGCTACGCTTAAAGATGTAAGCGAAGTAACAAGCGATGACATGATTTTTGATATTGGACCAGATACAGCTAACCAGCTTGCTAAAATTATAGCAAACGCAGGTACTGTAGTATGGAATGGCCCTGTTGGCGTATTTGAGTTTGATCAGTTTGGTAATGGCACACGTGCTATTGCACAAGCAATTGCAAATTCAAACGCGTTTTCAATTGCAGGTGGTGGCGACACTTTAGCTGCTATTGATAAGTACGGCATTGCCGATAAAGTATCTTACATTTCAACTGGGGGTGGTGCGTTCTTAGAGTTTTTAGAAGGCAAGAAACTTCCAGCAGTAGAAATGCTAGAGTCGCGCGCTAAATAA
- the epd gene encoding erythrose-4-phosphate dehydrogenase, whose amino-acid sequence MAIKLAINGFGRIGRNIVRALYESGLSDEIKVVAINELADPEAIAHLLKYDTSHGRFSFPVKLGEDTISVAGDTIALFCEENPVELPWQTLDVDVVLECTGVYHSREHAQLHITAGAKKVLFSHPADNDVDATIVYGINDDELKTEHTIVSNGSCTTNCVVPVIKVLDDAFGIESGAITTIHASMNDQQVIDAYHHDLRRTRAASQSIIPVDTKLARGIDRILPKFKGRFEAIAVRVPTINVTAMDLSVTVNADVDLNAVNNALKAQAKDRLEGILSYTEEPLVSVDFNHDPHSCIIDGTQTRVSHKRLIKLLVWCDNEWGFANRMLDTARAMMAK is encoded by the coding sequence ATGGCAATCAAACTTGCAATAAATGGTTTTGGTCGTATTGGTCGAAATATTGTCCGCGCGTTGTACGAGTCAGGTTTGAGCGACGAGATAAAAGTTGTTGCGATTAACGAACTTGCTGACCCTGAAGCTATTGCTCATTTATTAAAATACGACACATCCCACGGTCGTTTTTCTTTTCCTGTAAAGCTTGGTGAAGACACCATTAGTGTTGCAGGCGATACCATTGCACTATTTTGTGAAGAAAACCCAGTAGAATTACCTTGGCAAACCCTTGATGTAGATGTAGTACTTGAATGTACCGGTGTTTATCACTCGCGTGAGCATGCACAATTACATATTACCGCGGGTGCTAAAAAGGTGTTGTTTTCTCATCCAGCTGATAACGACGTAGATGCCACTATTGTGTATGGCATTAACGACGATGAGCTTAAAACCGAACACACTATTGTATCAAATGGCTCGTGTACCACTAACTGTGTGGTACCCGTTATTAAAGTGCTAGATGATGCGTTTGGCATTGAGTCGGGCGCTATTACTACTATTCATGCTTCAATGAACGATCAACAAGTAATTGATGCGTATCATCATGATTTACGCCGTACTCGCGCTGCGAGTCAGTCTATTATTCCTGTAGATACAAAGCTTGCGCGTGGTATAGACCGTATTTTGCCAAAATTTAAAGGTCGCTTTGAAGCCATCGCGGTTCGCGTACCAACGATTAACGTAACAGCGATGGATTTAAGTGTTACAGTAAACGCCGATGTAGATTTAAACGCGGTTAATAATGCACTTAAAGCACAAGCAAAAGACCGCTTAGAAGGTATTTTAAGTTACACCGAAGAGCCACTGGTATCGGTTGATTTTAATCACGACCCGCATTCTTGTATTATTGATGGCACGCAGACACGTGTTAGTCATAAAAGGCTGATAAAGTTACTTGTTTGGTGTGACAATGAGTGGGGTTTTGCCAATCGCATGCTAGATACAGCACGTGCGATGATGGCTAAGTAA
- a CDS encoding response regulator transcription factor: MTTHTKIIIADDHPLFRQALSLMLTSSFTDSSLLEAQTIAELEQALIDTPDIDLILLDLDIPGAEGFNTLNNIRLKYPHIAVVVISGFEESETINKAIEFGAAGFIPKSTPVNDMVAALNSIINGELWVPAYALKQGSQQDKEESKISTLTNQQRKILFMLADGLLNKQIAYDLNLSESTIKSHVSTIFLKLGVKNRTQAVILLNHHKHEHDFFTHNTP, from the coding sequence ATGACAACACACACAAAAATTATCATTGCAGATGATCACCCCCTGTTTAGGCAAGCATTGTCGCTAATGCTTACCTCAAGCTTTACTGACTCTTCATTGCTTGAGGCACAAACTATCGCCGAACTAGAACAAGCACTTATTGATACACCCGACATCGACCTTATTTTATTAGATTTAGATATACCCGGTGCGGAGGGGTTTAATACACTTAATAACATTCGCCTTAAATACCCCCATATCGCGGTAGTAGTTATCTCTGGGTTTGAAGAGTCTGAAACCATTAATAAGGCAATAGAATTTGGGGCTGCTGGTTTCATACCTAAATCCACTCCCGTTAACGACATGGTAGCTGCACTTAATAGCATTATTAATGGTGAGCTTTGGGTTCCCGCTTATGCATTAAAACAAGGATCTCAGCAAGATAAAGAAGAAAGTAAAATTTCAACACTCACCAATCAACAACGAAAAATACTCTTTATGCTGGCTGATGGGCTACTCAATAAACAAATTGCGTATGACCTAAACCTGTCTGAATCGACAATAAAGAGCCATGTGAGTACCATTTTTTTAAAGCTGGGTGTTAAAAACCGTACTCAAGCCGTTATTTTGCTAAACCACCATAAGCATGAACATGACTTTTTTACTCATAACACACCTTAA